The window AAGAACGTATCCTCGCGGCGCTCTTTATGGTGCTGGCCAACCGCTACGACTGGCAGCTGTTCCTCGAAGTGACCGGCCCCGGCGGCAGCGGCAAGAGCGTAATGGCGGCCATCGCCCGGCTGCTGGCGGGAGCCGATAACACCACCTCCGCCACCATCGATAACCTGGAGTCGGCGCGCGAGCGGGCCAGCGTGGTCGGCTTCTCGCTGATACTCCTGCCTGACCAGGAGAAGTGGAGCGGTGACGGCGCGGGTATCAAGGCCATCACCGGTGGCGATGCGGTCGCCATCGACCCCAAATACCGCGACGCCTACGCGGCGCACATCCCGGCGGTGATACTGGCGGTGAACAACAACCCGATGCAGTTCAGTGACCGCAGCGGTGGCGTATCACGGCGGCGGGTGATACTCACCTTTCCGGAGACGATACCGCTGGCCGAGCGCGACCCGCAGTTGCTGGACAAAATCACCCAGGAGCTGGCGGTGATTGTGCGCCACCTGATGCAGCGCTTCGCCAACCCGAACGAGGCCCGCACCCTGCTTCAGGCGCAGCAAAGCTCGGACGAGGCGCTGACCATCAAACGCCAGGCGGACCCGCTGGTCGATTTTTGCGGTTACCTGACGGTGCTGGGCACCCCGGAAGGGATGATGATAGGCAATGCCAACATCACCCCGCCGAACCCGCGCCGCTATTTGTACCACGCCTACCTGTCGTTTATGGCGGCACGGGGCTATCAGCACGTGATGAACCTGACGGCGTTCGGGCTGGCGGTGCCGCAGACGCTGAAAGAATATGAGCATACGTTGCTCAAACGCCGCACCAAACTGGGTATCCAAACCAACCTGCGGCTGAATGATGACTGCGACGTGGACTGGCTGCCAAAATGCGAGGCATAACAGACGCAACAAAGGAGGCGACGATCGGCCGTGCCGATCAATGTGACTTTATTGATCTGCCTAACCCATTGGACGGTCAATCATCACGCAGCCTATAGTGGTGGCGAACAAACATTCCGCCACACCAGGGTATTTCTTCGGGCAGTGTTTATCAGCCCCCTCATAACAACACGTGCGCTCCCAACCGGCTTCGGCCGGTTTTTTGTTTTGCGGGGCATCAGTGTGTGTGCCGGTCGTGGTGGGCGCTGGTCCTCCCTCAGACGCATTCCATGCGCGGCGTTCGCGCCGAACGGTGACGCGAAAGGCACGTCTGGCGACTTACATTTTTATAATTCAGATTTATCCTTTCTATTTCGCTTATCTTATAGTGAAAAATGCTAATGTGTTTGGGGTTTTATTCATTTTTTGATGAGGTGGCATGAGCCAGCGGAAGTATTTGACGCAGTCCGAAGTGGAGCGTCTGTTGCAACAGGCCTTGGCAGGGGGAAATGCCGAGCGTGACTATTGCCTGATTTACATGAGTTTTATCCACGGCTTTCGCGTCAGCGAAGTGTGCCATTTGCGGTTGTCCGATTTGGATTTGCGGGGGCACAGTTTGTATATCCGGCGAATAAAGAGCGGGTTTTCGACCAGCCACCCCTTGCTGAAGGATGAATTGCGGGCCATCAGGGCCTGGCTGGCGGTGCGGGCGGGACTGCCGGGGGCGGACAGCGACTGGGTGTTTTTGTCGCGCCAGGGGAACGCGTTGACGCGTCAGCGGGTGTACCAAATCATCAGCCAGTTGGGTCAGGCGGCAGACATTTCCGTCGTGCCGCATCCGCATATGCTGCGTCATGCCTGTGGATTTGCGCTGGCGGACCGGGGAATTGATACGCGGCTGATACAAGATTACCTGGGGCATAAAAACATCCGTCATACCGTGCGGTATACGGCGAGTAATGCAGAACGGTTTGAAGGGGTCTGGCATCGCCCAAAAAACAAGCGAAAGAGTAGACAGTTAGGACCAAACTGTAAAGTAGTATACGCAACGCGTTGAAATAAAGTACAGCCTCGCAAGAAAAAAATCACCGAAAAATTATTATCCGATTGAATAATAATGAAATCCACTCCTCTTTAGGCACTCTCCCCCCTTTTGCCCTTTCGGGCATGTTGCACCGTATCAACGGTTATTCCCGCATCTCCCCTCGGCAAGGAAACAGTTTTTTATTCCACTCTTCAGGGGTATTGGCCCATCTATTAAGCATTAAATAGATTTTATATCTAAATAAGCCCTTTTTTTGTTGTTTTTACCAACTGGTCAAAATGGTCCTAATTGTTAAGTTCGACGCGTGCGGCGCCCGCGCTCAGGGCGGGCCCGTGATGTCCGTGTATTGCCCACGACGCTGGTGACTCCGCGTCGTGCGGTAGCCATGGCGACGCGCCGTCAGGGATTGGGGCTTTATGTCGGTGTCGTGTGATTGGGGGCGCTACCGTCAGGTTTGCGGATGACCAGGGAGGAGATGTTTGCGCAGTGGTGTCGCCGACCCCAGCGGCGTGATCGACGTTGCGCACGTTACACAGCAAAGCAAAGAGCCGCGGGGTTTCAGGAGAACGGAAACCCCGGACGATTTTTGACTCATCATCGGTGAAAACAATGAAAAACAAACACACAGGCCATGCTGGCGTCTTTTCGCGCCGACTCAGGGCGCTGACCTGGGTAAACATTGGCATACAAGCGTGCTTTCCGCTGGCGGTGGCGTTTACGCCAACAATCGCGGCGGCCGGCGGTTTCCTGCGGGATAATGGCAGTAAAACGGTGGCGAAGACCCAGATATATACCTTGGCGGCCGGAGAAACGACAGCCTCGGTGGCCCGAAAATTCGGTATCAGCATTGCAGAATTACGCAAGATGAACCAGTTTCGTACGTTTGCGCATGGCTTTGACCATCTGCAACCGGGAGACGAACTGGATGTGCCGGCGGTGCGCGCAACGGGTGATGCGTCCGGCAAGAAAACGGCTGCGCCGCACGAGGATGCACAGGCGGTGAAGGTGGCCGGCATTGCCTCGCAGGCCGGCTCTTTCCTGGCCAATAACCCCAACGGGGAGGCGGCGGCGTCGATAGCACGCGGCATGGCGATGGGGGAAGCCACGAAGGAAGTGCAGGACTGGTTGGGCCAATTTGGCACGGCGCGTGTGCGATTGGACGCGGACCAGCATTTCTCGCTGAAAAACTCCCAACTGGATCTGTTGGTTCCGGTGTTTGACCGGGACGATACCCTGGTCTTCACGCAGGGCAGTCTGCACCGTACGGATGACCGGACGCAAGCCAACCTGGGGGCTGGCGTGCGCTGGTTCAACGATGGCTGGATGCTGGGGGGGAACACTTTCCTGGATTACGACCTGTCACGCCAGCATACTCGCCTCGGGATAGGGGTAGAGTATTGGCGCGACTTCATGAAATTGGGTGCCAACAGCTATTTGCAACTGAGCAACTGGAAAGATTCTCCGGACTTCAGTGATTATAAAGAGCGCCCTGCCAATGGGTGGGATATTCGCGCGCAAGGGTGGTTGCCGGCGTTGCCGCAACTGGGCGGCAAACTGACGTATGAGCAGTACTACGGTGATGAGGTCGGGCTGTTTGGTAAGGACCATCGCCAGAAGGATCCGCACGCGTTCACTGCGGGCATCGAGTATACGCCGGTGCCGCTGGTGACGTTACGTGCTGAGCAGCGGCAGGGGAAAGACGGCGAGAACGACACCCGTTTTGGCGTGGACTTCCGCTATCAATTGGGGGCACCTTGGCAACAACAGGTTGACCCAGGCGCGGTACAGGCGATGCGTAGCCTGGCGGGCAGCCGTCATGACCTGGTGGAGCGTAACAACAATATCGTCCTGGAGTACCGCAAGAAAGAGACCATCCGCTTGCATGCCGCGTCGCTGGTGACCGGGTATGCCGGGGAGAAAAAGTCCCTGGGCGTCTCCGTCAACAGTACCCATGGCCTGGACCGCATTGACTGGTCGGCACCGGCGTTGCTGGCTGCGGGCGGGAAAATCGTCCAGGATGGTCCGCAGGCTTACAGCGTGGTGCTGCCAACCTACCAGTATGCCCCGGGCATCAACAATTACACCGTCAGCGGCGTGGCCGTGGACAAGAAGGGGAACCGGTCAAACACCAGTGAGACGCAGGTGAGTGTGCGCGCACCGGAAATTAATAAGGGGAACAGCACATTTACACCACTTGATAGCATGCTGGTCGCTGATGGCAAGAGCACTCAACATCTGACCTTGAGCGTCAGGGATGCGCAAGGCAATGCGGTGGATGTGCCTGTCTCGGAAATCAGTATCGATACGGGGAATCTGAAGTCAGCATCCGTCTCTTCGCCGGTGAAAAAAGCGATCGGGGAGTTTGAGGTAACGGTGACGGCCGGGGTGGATGAAGAAATCGTCACCCTGACGCCAAGCGTAAGTGGCGTGAAGCTTGATACAGCGCGTGTGGCGATAAACAAGGCGTTTCCAAGCAGCGTCAACTCGACGTTTGCGGCATCGCCGAAGAGTATCGCGGCGGACAACACCGCGACCTCGACGCTGACGTTCACGGCGAAGGACGCGGACGGCAACCTGATCACCACGCTGAACGCCGGTGACGTGAGCTTCGGTATCACGGCAGCGGGGGGCGACGCCAGCAAGGTGACGCTGGGTGCGGTGACCAAGGTGAGCGATGGCGTGTTCACGGCGACCCTGAAGGGGACGCTGGCGGACACCTACACCATCGTGCCGGCGGCGAACGGGACGCCGGTGAGCGGCCTGAGCGACACGGTGACGCTGACGGCGGGCACCACGCCGGATGCCGGCGAGGGCAACTCGACGTTTGCGGCATCGCCGAAGAGTATCGCGGCGGACAACACCGCGACCTCGACGCTGACGTTCACGGCGAAGGACGCGAACGGCAACCTGATCACCACGCTGAACGCCGGTGACGTGAGCTTCGGTATCACGGCGGCGGGTGGCGACACCAGCAAGGTGACGCTGGGTGCGGTGACCAAGGTGAGCGATGGCGTGTTCACGGCGACCCTGAAGGGGACGCTGGCGGACACCTACACCATCGTGCCGGCGGCGAACGGGACGCCGGTGAGCGGCCTGAGCGACACGGTGACGCTGACGGCGGGCACCACGCCGGATGCCGGCGAGGGCAACTCGACGTTTGCGGCATCGCCGAAGAGTATCGCGGCGGATGACACCGCGACCTCGACGCTGACGTTCACGGCGAAGGACGCGAACGGCAACCTGATCACCACGCTGAACGCCGGTGACGTGAGCTTCGGTATCACGGCGGCGGGTGGCGACACCAGCAAGGTGACGCTGGGTGCGGTGACCAAGGTGAGCGATGGCGTGTTCACGGCGACCCTGAAGGGGACGCTGGCGGACACCTACACCATCGTGCCGGCGGCGAACGGGACGCCGGTGAGCGGCCTGAGCGACACGGTGACGCTGACGGCGGGCACCACGCCGGATGCCGGCGAGGGCAACTCGACGTTTGCGGCATCGCCGAAGAGTATCGCGGCGGATGACACCGCGACCTCGACGCTGACGTTCACGGCGAAGGACGCGAACGGCAACCTGATCACCACGCTGAACGCCGGTGACGTGAGCTTCGGTATCACGGCGGCGGGTGGCGACACCAGCAAGGTGACGCTGGGTACGGTGACCAAGGTGAGCGATGGCGTGTTCACGGCGACCCTGAAGGGGACGCTGGCGGACACCTACACCATCGTGCCGGCGGCGAACGGGACGCCGGTGAGCGGCCTGAGCGACACGGTGACGCTGACGGCGGGCACCACGCCGGATGCCGGCGAGGGCAACTCGACGTTTGCGGCATCGCCGAAGAGTATCGCGGCGGACAACACCGCGACCTCGACGCTGACGTTCACGGCGAAGGACGCGAACGGCAACCTGATCACCACGCTGAACGCCGGTGACGTGAGCTTCGGTATCACGGCGGCGGGTGGCGACACCAGCAAGGTGACGCTGGGTGCGGTGACGAAGGTGAGCGATGGCGTGTTCACGGCGACCCTGAAGGGGACGCTGGCGGACACCTACACCATCGTGCCGGCGGCGAACGGGACGCCGGTGAGCGGCCTGAGCGACACGGTGACGCTGACGGCGGGCACCACGCCGGATGCCGGCGAGGGCAACTCGACGTTTGCGGCATCGCCGAAGAGTATCGTGGCGGACAACACCGCGACCTCGACGCTGACGTTCACGGCGAAGGACGCGAACGGCAACCTGATCACCACGCTGAACGCCGGTGACGTGAGCTTCGGTATCACGGCGGCGGGTGGCGACACCAGCAAGGTGACGCTGGGTGCGGTGACCAAGGTGAGCGATGGCGTGTTCACGGCGACCCTGAAGGGGACGCTGGCGGACACCTACACCATCGTGCCGGCGGCGAACGGGACGCCGGTGAGCGGCCTGAGCGACACGGTGACGCTGACGGCGGGCACCACGCCGGATGCCGGCGAGGGCAACTCGACGTTTGCGGCATCGCCGAAGAGTATCGCGGCGGACAACACCGCGACCTCGACGCTGACGTTCACGGCGAAGGACGCGAACGGCAACCTGATCACCACGCTGAACGCCGGTGACGTGAGCTTCGGTATCACGGCGGCGGGTGGCGACACCAGCAAGGTGACGCTGGGTGCGGTGACCAAGGTGAGCGATGGCGTGTTCACGGCGACCCTGAAGGGGACGCTGGCGGACACCTACACCATCGTGCCGGCGGCGAACGGGACGCCGGTGAGCGGCCTGAGCGACACGGTGACGCTGACGGCGGGCACCACGCCGGATGCCGGCGAGGGCAACTCGACGTTTGCGGCATCGCCGAAGAGTATCGCGGCGGATGACACCGCGACCTCGACGCTGACGTTCACGGCGAAGGACGCGAACGGCAACCTGATCACCACGCTGAACGCCGGTGACGTGAGCTTCGGTATCACGGCGGCGGGTGGCGACACCAGCAAGGTGACGCTGGGTACGGTGACCAAGGTGAGCGATGGCGTGTTCACGGCGACCCTGAAGGGGACGCTGGCGGACACCTACACCATCGTGCCGGCGGCGAACGGGACGCCGGTGAGCGGCCTGAGCGACACGGTGACGCTGACGGCGGGCACCACGCCGGATGCCGGCGAGGGCAACTCGACGTTTGCGGCATCGCCGAAGAGTATCGCGGCGGACAACACCGCGACCTCGACGCTGACGTTCACGGCGAAGGACGCGAACGGCAACCTGATCACCACGCTGAACGCCGGTGACGTGAGCTTCGGTATCACGGCGGCGGGTGGCGACACCAGCAAGGTGACGCTGGGTGCGGTGACGAAGGTGAGCGATGGCGTGTTCACGGCGACCCTGAAGGGGACGCTGGCGGACACCTACACCATCGTGCCGGCGGCGAACGGGACGCCGGTGAGCGGCCTGAGCGACACGGTGACGCTGACGGCGGGCACCACGCCGGATGCCGGCGAGGGCAACTCGACGTTTGCGGCATCGCCGAAGAGTATCGTGGCGGACAACACCGCGACCTCGACGCTGACGTTCACGGCGAAGGACGCGAACGGCAACCTGATCACCACGCTGAACGCCGGTGACGTGAGCTTCGGTATCACGGCGGCGGGTGGCGACACCAGCAAGGTGACGCTGGGTGCGGTGACCAAGGTGAGCGATGGCGTGTTCACGGCGACCCTGAAGGGGACGCTGGCGGACACCTACACCATCGTGCCGGCGGCGAACGGGACGCCGGTGAGCGGCCTGAGCGACACGGTGACGCTGACGGCGGGCACCACGCCGGATGCCGGCGAGGGCAACTCGACGTTTGCGGCATCGCCGAAGAGTATCGCGGCGGACAACACCGCGACCTCGACGCTGACGTTCACGGCGAAGGACGCGAACGGCAACCTGATCACCACGCTGAACGCCGGTGACGTGAGCTTCGGTATCACGGCGGCGGGTGGCGACACCAGCAAGGTGACGCTGGGTGCGGTGACCAAGGTGAGCGATGGCGTGTTCACGGCGACCCTGAAGGGGACGCTGGCGGACACCTACACCATCGTGCCGGCGGCGAACGGGACGCCGGTGAGCGGCCTGAGCGACACGGTGACGCTGACGGCGGGCACCACGCCGGATGCCGGCGAGGGCAACTCGACGTTTGCGGCATCGCCGAAGAGTATCGCGGCGGATGACACCGCGACCTCGACGCTGACGTTCACGGCGAAGGACGCGAACGGCAACCTGATCACCACGCTGAACGCCGGTGACGTGAGCTTCGGTATCACGGCGGCGGGTGGCGACACCAGCAAGGTGACGCTGGGTGCGGTGACCAAGGTGAGCGATGGCGTGTTCACGGCGACCCTGAAGGGGACGCTGGCGGACACCTACACCATCGTGCCGGCGGCGAACGGGACGCCGGTGAGCGGCCTGAGCGACACGGTGACGCTGACGGCGGGCACCACGCCGGATGGCACGCGGTCGACGTTCAGCTCGGATGTCGGAGCCATTATCCCGGACGGCACGGACACGGCGACCCTGAGCTTTGTCGCGAAAGATGCGTATGATAATGCCATCAGTGGTCTGGCTGGGTTGACCTTTGTTGCGACGCCGTCCGGCGCAACACTGAGTGCTGTCACGGAGGTTGGTAATGGTATCTACACGGCGACGATGACCAGCACCCAGACCGGTAGTTACACGGTCGTACCGCAACTGAATGGCAGTCAGGTTGGTAGCCTGGGCGAGACGATATCCGTCGCGACGGTCGCTACGGCGGTGCAGGACATCCTGGTGAATGGTTACACGTACGCTGTGGACGCGGGTTTCCCGAAAACCGGGTTTGCGGGGGCGAAGTTCACCGTACAATTGAATGGCGGTGAGCCGACGGACTACACCTGGACGTCGAGTGCGTCCTGGGCGTCGGTTTCCGCAGGCGGGGAAGTGACCTTCACAGGCAAGGGTGACAGCACGCCGGTCACCGTCACAGCCACGTCAAAACTCGACCCGACCAAGGCATTTGAATATACCTTCACGCTGAACGACTGGTACATCAATAACGGGTCAACGATCATGACATGGTCTGCGGCCAACACGTACTGCACGA of the Serratia marcescens subsp. marcescens ATCC 13880 genome contains:
- a CDS encoding tyrosine-type DNA invertase; translated protein: MSQRKYLTQSEVERLLQQALAGGNAERDYCLIYMSFIHGFRVSEVCHLRLSDLDLRGHSLYIRRIKSGFSTSHPLLKDELRAIRAWLAVRAGLPGADSDWVFLSRQGNALTRQRVYQIISQLGQAADISVVPHPHMLRHACGFALADRGIDTRLIQDYLGHKNIRHTVRYTASNAERFEGVWHRPKNKRKSRQLGPNCKVVYATR
- a CDS encoding invasin domain 3-containing protein; translated protein: MNQFRTFAHGFDHLQPGDELDVPAVRATGDASGKKTAAPHEDAQAVKVAGIASQAGSFLANNPNGEAAASIARGMAMGEATKEVQDWLGQFGTARVRLDADQHFSLKNSQLDLLVPVFDRDDTLVFTQGSLHRTDDRTQANLGAGVRWFNDGWMLGGNTFLDYDLSRQHTRLGIGVEYWRDFMKLGANSYLQLSNWKDSPDFSDYKERPANGWDIRAQGWLPALPQLGGKLTYEQYYGDEVGLFGKDHRQKDPHAFTAGIEYTPVPLVTLRAEQRQGKDGENDTRFGVDFRYQLGAPWQQQVDPGAVQAMRSLAGSRHDLVERNNNIVLEYRKKETIRLHAASLVTGYAGEKKSLGVSVNSTHGLDRIDWSAPALLAAGGKIVQDGPQAYSVVLPTYQYAPGINNYTVSGVAVDKKGNRSNTSETQVSVRAPEINKGNSTFTPLDSMLVADGKSTQHLTLSVRDAQGNAVDVPVSEISIDTGNLKSASVSSPVKKAIGEFEVTVTAGVDEEIVTLTPSVSGVKLDTARVAINKAFPSSVNSTFAASPKSIAADNTATSTLTFTAKDADGNLITTLNAGDVSFGITAAGGDASKVTLGAVTKVSDGVFTATLKGTLADTYTIVPAANGTPVSGLSDTVTLTAGTTPDAGEGNSTFAASPKSIAADNTATSTLTFTAKDANGNLITTLNAGDVSFGITAAGGDTSKVTLGAVTKVSDGVFTATLKGTLADTYTIVPAANGTPVSGLSDTVTLTAGTTPDAGEGNSTFAASPKSIAADDTATSTLTFTAKDANGNLITTLNAGDVSFGITAAGGDTSKVTLGAVTKVSDGVFTATLKGTLADTYTIVPAANGTPVSGLSDTVTLTAGTTPDAGEGNSTFAASPKSIAADDTATSTLTFTAKDANGNLITTLNAGDVSFGITAAGGDTSKVTLGTVTKVSDGVFTATLKGTLADTYTIVPAANGTPVSGLSDTVTLTAGTTPDAGEGNSTFAASPKSIAADNTATSTLTFTAKDANGNLITTLNAGDVSFGITAAGGDTSKVTLGAVTKVSDGVFTATLKGTLADTYTIVPAANGTPVSGLSDTVTLTAGTTPDAGEGNSTFAASPKSIVADNTATSTLTFTAKDANGNLITTLNAGDVSFGITAAGGDTSKVTLGAVTKVSDGVFTATLKGTLADTYTIVPAANGTPVSGLSDTVTLTAGTTPDAGEGNSTFAASPKSIAADNTATSTLTFTAKDANGNLITTLNAGDVSFGITAAGGDTSKVTLGAVTKVSDGVFTATLKGTLADTYTIVPAANGTPVSGLSDTVTLTAGTTPDAGEGNSTFAASPKSIAADDTATSTLTFTAKDANGNLITTLNAGDVSFGITAAGGDTSKVTLGTVTKVSDGVFTATLKGTLADTYTIVPAANGTPVSGLSDTVTLTAGTTPDAGEGNSTFAASPKSIAADNTATSTLTFTAKDANGNLITTLNAGDVSFGITAAGGDTSKVTLGAVTKVSDGVFTATLKGTLADTYTIVPAANGTPVSGLSDTVTLTAGTTPDAGEGNSTFAASPKSIVADNTATSTLTFTAKDANGNLITTLNAGDVSFGITAAGGDTSKVTLGAVTKVSDGVFTATLKGTLADTYTIVPAANGTPVSGLSDTVTLTAGTTPDAGEGNSTFAASPKSIAADNTATSTLTFTAKDANGNLITTLNAGDVSFGITAAGGDTSKVTLGAVTKVSDGVFTATLKGTLADTYTIVPAANGTPVSGLSDTVTLTAGTTPDAGEGNSTFAASPKSIAADDTATSTLTFTAKDANGNLITTLNAGDVSFGITAAGGDTSKVTLGAVTKVSDGVFTATLKGTLADTYTIVPAANGTPVSGLSDTVTLTAGTTPDGTRSTFSSDVGAIIPDGTDTATLSFVAKDAYDNAISGLAGLTFVATPSGATLSAVTEVGNGIYTATMTSTQTGSYTVVPQLNGSQVGSLGETISVATVATAVQDILVNGYTYAVDAGFPKTGFAGAKFTVQLNGGEPTDYTWTSSASWASVSAGGEVTFTGKGDSTPVTVTATSKLDPTKAFEYTFTLNDWYINNGSTIMTWSAANTYCTNQGASLATRLQLGGPQLTTYQYNVRGTVGSLWSEWGDVSTYTGSGFPSSSGTWTSEVFSSGLHYSVGVATGFVDYYPDSNSSYVACRQGL